From Prosthecobacter sp., a single genomic window includes:
- a CDS encoding ATP-binding cassette domain-containing protein: MSKPLLTLDKATIQFGGLTAVGDFSLHVHPNELVGLIGPNGAGKTTAFNLITGVYQPTAGAIHFNERHILGLKPHDLTKLGIARTFQNIRLFGSLTVFDNVRAATQLHRLHGIRSALWRGIGFHHAEKAVETQVLELLDIFDLAKMRDEEAKSLPYGDQRRLEIVRALATKPKLLLLDEPAA; encoded by the coding sequence CTGCTTACGCTCGATAAAGCGACCATCCAGTTCGGTGGTCTGACGGCTGTTGGCGACTTCAGCCTGCACGTTCATCCGAATGAACTGGTCGGTCTCATCGGACCCAATGGCGCGGGCAAGACGACCGCCTTCAACCTCATCACCGGCGTTTATCAGCCGACCGCCGGTGCGATTCACTTCAATGAACGGCACATTCTTGGGCTGAAGCCGCACGACCTCACCAAGCTCGGTATCGCCCGCACGTTCCAGAACATCCGTCTCTTCGGCTCGTTGACCGTCTTTGACAACGTGCGTGCCGCCACGCAGTTGCACCGCCTTCACGGCATCCGCAGCGCGCTGTGGCGTGGCATCGGCTTCCACCATGCCGAAAAGGCGGTCGAGACGCAGGTGCTGGAGCTGCTCGACATCTTCGACCTCGCCAAGATGCGCGATGAAGAGGCCAAAAGCCTGCCCTACGGCGATCAGCGTCGCCTGGAGATCGTGCGGGCTCTCGCCACGAAGCCCAAGCTCCTTCTGCTCGATGAACCCGCCGCC